The Penaeus chinensis breed Huanghai No. 1 chromosome 29, ASM1920278v2, whole genome shotgun sequence genome window below encodes:
- the LOC125040459 gene encoding glycine receptor subunit alpha-1-like: protein MVVICYLTLLFDMDDFMDRIMVSLTSLLVLASLFSQTSQSIPKTAYLKLIDVWYICVITVDFLIIVVLVFIENLRLRFGSPSSSSSQGGFGNSKLFQVSPFLKGGEGEEGKKSFSGASRGKMDLPHYVVNRASLVIFPAGCIFFCVVFFMIGFITFALE from the exons ATGGTCGTGATCTGCTACCTGACACTACTCTTCGATATGGACGACTTCATG gACCGCATCATGGTGTCCCTGACGTCCCTGCTCGTGCTGGCGTCCCTCTTCTCCCAGACGAGCCAGTCCATCCCGAAGACAGCCTACCTCAAGCTCATCGACGTCTGGTACATCTGCGTCATCACGGTCGACTTCCTCATCATCGTCGTCCTCGTCTTCATCGAGAACCTCCGACTTCGCTTCGGTTCcccttcttcgtcctcgtctCAGGGAGGTTTTGGCAACTCGAAGCTCTTCCAGGTGTCGCCGTTCCTCaagggcggggaaggagaggaggggaagaagtccTTCTCGGGGGCGAGTCGCGGGAAGATGGACCTGCCTCACTATGTGGTCAATAGGGCGTCCCTCGTCATCTTCCCCGCCGGCTGTATTTTCTTCTGCGTCGTCTTCTTCATGATTGGATTCATTACCTTCGCCCTGGAGTGA